GATGCCCCAAATGCTGCGCTGCTGCAAATTGCAAAGAGAACTCGTTGGTATTGTCCAAATATGCTGCTATCATAATTGTGGCAGTGATTCTTGGGAAGAAAATCgatttgaactctttaCCTAATGGTCCAGAGCAGAATATGCCTGAGATTACCATTGAAACTATTCGTCCTGCAAAGGAGTTTGGTATGGTAAAGTTTGCATCTGATTTGGAGATCATAGACGTTCGTAAGGCTGAAAAGCCGCTAATGCCGTTaccaaaggaagaagaggtggTGTATATGAGTAGTAGCGTGAGGGAAGCAAGACAAGAAGTGaaacaagagaaagatgacgatgagaTAATTgtcaaaagagaagatcagGATCACGTATAAGTCACTTCTTTAATGAAAGCTTCTTGACAATTTCGTCAAGTTTAAAACTACTGGATCTACTTCGGTTGATACTGGGGTTTCCTAACTGCTGCGAAGTTGTAGTAGATGACCTCGATCTAATGGTGGATCGTCTGACTTTGGCACGAACTTGAGgacttttcaaatcttGATGTACCAATGCAGGTGAATCAACTAGTCTGTCCGGTTTCACGTGTCTGAACACCTGTGAAACTGGTCTTAGATAAATAGATGCTAACGTACCAATACAAAGGTTGAGTTCTTCACAGACATCCGGCGATAATGCATCTGTCTCAGTGTTGAGCTTGAGAAGTCTTGGTTTGATAATATCGATGGCGTTGGGTAGCTTTGCCGAGAGAAGTCTCCAATAAAAATAAGCTCTTTCACGAAGATCCGGATGGTTAGTATTCTGAGTAACGTCTTTCAAAGTATTTTCAACCAATCCCTGTAATTCCTTGTTGTAAGGCTGACAAACATGGGCTTTTATAATTGCAGTTAGCAAGGCAAGCTGAGTCTCCGTAGGTTCTTCGAGCATATTTGCAGCATACTTCTTGAGTAGATAGATGGAGTCAGAGATAGACGAACTATATTCACCAAGGATCCATATAATTGAAGTCTTTGATTCCGGTTCAGTAATAAGATCAACCCTATCGACAAGAAGATGAGTCAAATGGTCGAACTTTCCTGGGTACTTCCGTAGTATGTCTCTGGCTACAATGGCCACCTCTTCGACAACATACGGAATCGAATTGGAAATCAAATCGGCCAAAACAGAGACGCACTTGTCACTGGTGGCATCTATTTTCACGGCCAAGTTTCCTATAGCCCTGATGGACTTTCTCACCATTTGTACGTCAATTTCTAATGCATACTCCTGCAATTCAGCAAGAACCATGTCCATATTTTCCTGGCAagccagaagaaagattatCTCTAACTTTGTGTCCTTAATATAGAGTAAGTCATCGTATTGGCAAAAGAACATTCGTATATCCAAGTCCATTAGAGCCGGTTTGTCCAATAGTAAGAGAATGACGTTTCTCATAGCCAAGAACTGGATTTCGGCAGGTTTCAGCAACAAATTTGCTACGGCACCAGATATGGATTGGGGAAGCACTGGGAAAACGTCTAAAACGTTGTCTACGTAGTGAGAAAGATAGACTACCACTTTGAGAGCGTTCAGAACGATGGATGAGTTCTCTGATTGCAAATAAGGTAGCACGGTATCAATGAGATGAGCCGCCGTCTTTAGATCCTGCGAAATAAACGACAATAGAGAGCTGAGGATCGATACCTGTGACCATTCGCCGCAACCGGTGAGGCTATTGGCCAATTTAACAGCATGATTAGAGTCGATGCTAAGTTTAAGAGTATCAGATTTGTCAGTAATTTCTCTCAAGGCACTCAAAGCAGCAGATACAACACTCGCATCGTCTTCCTCGGCCAACATATCGTTCAACAACATCAGAAGACGGCGGTTTGATTCCGGGTCCCGCTTTTCATTTACATTAAAGATCTCGGCAACGGCATAAGCTGCTGTTTTGCGTATTTTCCCGCTTATTTCGCGCTGTAAAGACTCCTCTAGAATGGGGACAAGACTATTGAGATAGTTGGCAATGTGAATTGATGCCATTGTACGAATTGCTAGACATGTGTCGTTGTCAGAGGTCTTTTTGTTTGTCTCATAGTCGTTCACAATGAACGGTAAAGCGTGCAAAGTCTCCTCCTGTTTATGTCTCCAATAATTGGTAAGATAGAAATAGCACAGCTGCTTGATTTCACTATCAGTTGGACCAAGGTCGCTGAGGATCTTGGTTACTTGACTGATCAACATAATAACCTCGTTATCACCAACAGAcatgttgatgatgatcttcttaaGTATGGTTTTACGATAGACCGAGGACTTTGGTTTTTTCTCATAATTGTTGAGCTCTGTGAGTATGTCTGATGCTTTGACTCTCGTGTAGAGTTTTGAGTCGCCCATGGTTGAGAGGTGAGAAGAGAgtcaagagaagagagtcaagagaagagatgaGAAGAGCCGTGCTTGAGGTGACATGGCTGCAGGTCTACCGCGAAGAAACTGCGATCGCCGTACCCCGTGGAATttcccccccccccccccctACGTCTCTATCTAAACTATCATACATTAACTACGTTTTAACAAACTCCTTATATGCCaatgctgctgctgtttcGGATACGCCTCTTTTCCCTTCCTCCACGTCAATGGAGTCCGTCATTGGCGGAGACTCTGTAACGATAGAACTACTGTTAGTGTTACTATTATCGCCAAAGTCATCGACCGGATCGTACTCGAGATAGTCTGGAGACATGAGCTGGTTTCTGTCGTAGAGTAATCCATCTCTGAACGTCTCGACTATCGAACCAGTACCATTCCATCCCTTGGACATCTTCACATGAaccatctctttgaacacttCAACCCATTCGTACGAGGACCAGTGCTGTTCCATAGAGTTCTTAATGTTCAACGATACAAGATCATAAGCATTCTGCATGTCCAAATACTGAGTATGCGGAAGTTGCGGAAATCCAAATAATAGAGAGTTGCTCTCTTCTCTACTGGCTGAGAATTTCTCGGGTCTCCCATATAAATGGAATGCATTCATGATTGGAATAAGTGATCTAATCATCGTCTCACAAGGTGAGACAGATCCGTGGGTCTCTGGGATCAGATAGCAAAGCTttgtttgaagaatattcaaattcttcatcttctgtgGCCGCTTCGCAAATCCTGCCTCAGAGTGGGAGGACGCCAGCGACACTCCCGAATCTGTATGACGATGAGATAGGCTGAATGAACTCTCTCTAGGTTTAGCCCAAGAACTGTTTCTCGAATGTCTTAGCGAACTCGATGataatctctttgaaagtgATTTACTAGTTGATCTAACTACTTCATTATCTGTGTTCTCgttgatgatcttctgtAGCAACTGATGGTTGATATAACAATCCCCCCAAATTCTGATGAGCGCATTGTTATCGATATATTCCGGACTCTCTGGATACAGCGAATAGCAGGACCTTCCATTTGTGACGGACGCtagaagattcttcttggacGTATTAGAAGAGATATAAATCTCAACTTTACCCGTCCTAATGGATCCATCTGCATTTTTCTTACCACCTCTTTTAATCTTATTagaaagatgagaaggaggaatGGTCACTACGTAACAACGAACCCATTTGTCATTGATAAAGGGGAATCTCAGAATGCACCACTCTTCATGAGAATGCTGGTTGTTGGGGTCAAGAAGAGTCCTAATATCGGAGAAATTAACGGCTTTCGAGGAGAGAAGAGCACCAGTGAAGCTTTCCTGCAACTGCTTGAACTCGCATTGTGATAACAACAAGCCTGCAAAGAGGTAATCtagatcttcatctgtttcTGTGCGTATAAAGTACGATTTTTCATTGgtgattttgattttgaggTCAAAAAAGGTTTTACTACGGAAGAATTCGAGTTCCGAGTCCGAgatgttgatgattatGGGTTGCGTGGAGTCGGTGGAGCCAGTAGAGCCAGTAGAGCCGGCGTAGCCAGCGGAATTGGTGGAACCAGTGGAATCGGTTGTTCTGGGAGAAGCAATGCCAGTGAAGCCAGTAGTTCTAGGGGAACCAAGGCCAGTGAAGCCGGTCATTCTTGGGGAACCGGAGCCAGCAGCCCCCAGATGAGGCCAAATGGCTAGATCCGTACCAATAAGTTTGATCAAGGCAGGACGCCAGATGATAGTAGAGGTAGATTGTACAGAGATTTCAGCAGTAGAACTGTCAGCATCATCTGCAGGGACTCTGACGCTGGCCTCAAAATAGCAGCGAGACTGCTGAGCATGGATAAGAGTAACTATGGGCATCAATTCATCAGGAACAACGGTGGTGATGGGGGAGTTTCTTGATTGGGCACCACCGGTGCTGGTCGCCCGAATTATACTTTTCAAAGAACCACTAACAGTACGCTGAGTAGAGCCATGGGAAGCTGAAGAGAAGTTTCTAGGACGACCATAAGAATCGCTCAGAGGAATAGGCGAAGCTGGATTCGAAGAACTCAACGCTTCTTTTGGAGCTGAAGAATTAGACGAACtcaaagatgatgaatgAGACGACTTCTTCAGACCAGGGTGTCTTTTAAAAAGACTCAGAAAGggcattgaagaaggaattgaaaaataAGGAAGTCAAAAGAAGGCGAACAGGATAAGATAAGTATAAATAGCAGAATATAAACGAGCCCGAAATATTTCAGTATGACGTAGTGAAGGAAGCAGACGGTACGGCTTGCCAGGGGTTAAGGGGGCTGGGGCTACGGGGGGGATTCGTTGGGTAGGAGGCTGAGAGGCAGGTGCTGGGCAGGTGCTGGGCCGATAGCACAATTACCTAACTTTTGCTCTACCTTCTACTTAGACTAGGTTCAACCAAGGCCCTACTTAGTTTAAAATCGAATAAACTTGGGGATCCCGGTAAGCTTGGGGATTAAGGTAAGCCTGGGGATCCCGGTAAGCTCGGAGATCCCAGTAAGCCTGGAGACCCCGGTAAGCTTGGAGATCCAGAGTTCGCGGATCTGCCGGTAGATTGTCCTACCCGGTAGCTTTCCCCCCACTTCACTTACTTCAACTATGAGCACTCATTTGCTTGCTCACTTGCTTGCTGGTAAGCACCTCAATGATCCACGCAGTCCTAATCTTCAACCAAAACGGAATTGCCCGCCTAACTCGTTTCTACACCCCGGTGGACATTCGGACCCAACAGTTACTTTTACAGCAGGTGTTCCAATTAGTGATCAAGCGATCCGACTCTCAGTGCTCGTTCGTTACCCCTCCAccacttcttgaagactaCGAGGAAATCAGAGTCATCTACAGACGCTATGCGACTCTCTATTTCGTCTTTATAGTGGACCAGCAGGAATCTGAGTTGGGTATATTGGACCTAGTTCAGGTCTTCGTACAGGTCTTGAACCGTTGTTTCAAAAATGTCTGCGAATTGGACTTGGTGTTCCATTGGCAGGTCCTACAGGCTGCTTTAGAGGAGATAGTACAGGGTGGAATGGTAATAGATACGAATATAAATAAGATAGTGGCGGCTATTGACTCGGCCAATAACCAGGAGGAGTCCACTTCTGCCACTGCACTGTTTGGCGCTTCAACAGGtaatttcttcaccagGTGGGCTACAAAGTGACCCCAGGTGCTACCACCATCctaccaccaccacttgCTACCACCACTCGCCTTCTTCATCccctccttctccatccCCTCCCTCCTCTTcgcttcctccttcatgCTTTCTAGTTCAAGCTTAGTCTTCTCTTCCGCTCTGGCCTTCTCTATAGCTTGCTTCTTTACCAACATCGACTCCGAAGTCTTCTTAAAATCCGGGTCCCAAGGAGACTGAATATCGCCAGTCTTCCAGATCGGATCGTTCGAAGCTGACGTCCTTTTAACTACTTTAATCAactcttcttgctctttcATTCGAAGCTCTCGattcttctcaacatcCGCCCTTAGCTCGGGTGACATCTGGGCAAGCATCTGTTCCGGACTTGGCGTAGTAAACTTGAATAAAACAACTCCTAATCCAATTATTCCTCCTCCCCAAATCAACGACTTTTTCAATAACGTTTTGGTAATTGGATCCATCTTGCTTTCTTTATTGCTTTCTTAAACAAGCACTAACTCGCGAGCCTAAGCCTACGTAGGGCCCTTCCTTGGTCATTTATATAGTCGCGAATTTTAAATCTATTAATCTACCTAATTACTTGACGTCTTCATCACTAACCATTTCCTCAATATCTCCCATTTCAATGTCTCCATCTAAATCCtcata
This region of Brettanomyces nanus chromosome 2, complete sequence genomic DNA includes:
- a CDS encoding uncharacterized protein (EggNog:ENOG41), which gives rise to MDPITKTLLKKSLIWGGGIIGLGVVLFKFTTPSPEQMLAQMSPELRADVEKNRELRMKEQEELIKVVKRTSASNDPIWKTGDIQSPWDPDFKKTSESMLVKKQAIEKARAEEKTKLELESMKEEAKRREGMEKEGMKKASGGSKWWW